Genomic DNA from Paenibacillus borealis:
CCACCTCTATTAATGTACTGGGCGGCTGGGCAGGCGCTGAGAAAGATCCGGCAGTATCGCTCTACACCGGCATCACCGGCAAAATTCCGGCAGCAGATATTGTTACCGCAATGACCGGCGAGCTGGGAAGCATGCTGGAGGGTGTCTTCGATGTGGAGGACGCAGCTGAGGAAGCCTTCGAACAGCTGAAGGATTGCGATGTCATTCTAGCCGCTGTCGGCGAGAATCAGCATGACACCGGGGAAGGCGGCAGTAAAGCCAGCCTGCGGCTGTCCGCAAACCAGGAGAAGCTGATCCGGCGTCTGAAGGATACCGGCAAGCCTGTCATCACCATCGTATTCAGCGGCCGTCCGCTGGAGCTTGCGCCAGTGCTTGATGCAAGCGATGCGCTGGTACAGGCCTGGTTCCTGGGCAGTGAGTCAGGGAATTCTATTGCAGATGTGCTGTTCGGCGATTATAACCCGTCCGGACGCCTGTCCATGAGCTTCCCTTACTCCGTGGGACAGATTCCTGTGTACTATAATGCTTATCAAACGGGACGCCCGTATGATCCCCAGTATCCGAATGTGCGTTATGTAACCCGGTATCTGGATATCCCCAATGACCCGCTGTTCTGTTTCGGCTATGGCCTGAGCTACTCCAGCTTTGCTTACAGCAGCTTCAATGTTGAGGCTGCGGCTGATGGCCGGGTGCTCGCCTCCATTGCGGTTGAGAACACATCGGATGTTACCGGCAAGGAGACCGTTCAGCTCTATATCCGCGATGTTACCGCAAGTGTGGTCCGTCCCGTGAAGGAACTGAAAGGCTTCAAGCAGGTTACGCTCGTTGCGCATGAGAAGCAGGTTGTTACCTTCGAGATCACCCGTGAGATGCTGATGTTCTACGGCCAGGACGATGAGCTTGTGTTCGAGCCTGGAGACTTCGATATTATGATCGGCCGGAACTCCGGCGATCACGCTACGCAGCGGATCTGGATCGGCTAAGTTGCTGCTAATGACTTCACCTAGGTTCACCTAGCTTCAGGCAGGTGAGCACAGCTTCAGATCGCAGCCTATAGCCAGCTGCACAACAGAAAGCGCCAATCCTCTTACACCATAAGGTGAGGAGGATTGGCGCTTTTAATTTTTTGAATACAGCTTCTGTAGTACGTTATGATCCTGTCAGCAGCTCTATATCCAGCCGGGCAAAGGTATCCTTCCATTCCCGGGAGCAGCCGCTGTCGGTCAGAACCATGGAGATATGCTCCATCGGGGCAATCTGGGCAAAGGTAGTGACTCCGAATTTCGAATGGTCGGCGACCAGAATCGATTCTTCGGCCCGTTCCATCATTTTGCGGGAGATGAGCGCTTCTTCAAGATGATAATCGGTAATTCCCTCCGAGAGCGACAGCCCCCCGGCAGAGATAAAGGCCTTATTCACCTTGAACTGACTCAGCAGCTCATGGGCGGTGATCCCTACGGCCGCCTGATAATCAGCATTCACCTCGCCCCCGGCAAAGATAATCTTCCCCTGAAACTGTTCCAGTGCACAGTTCAGGACCGGGACGGAGTTGGTAATGACCGTCACATGGGCACGGTCTTTCAGCTGGCGCATAATCTCAAGCGTGGTTGTTCCGTTGTCCAGGATCACCGTCTCGCCATCTTGAATAAGCGAAGCCGCGAGCCTGCCGATGGCCTGCTTATCCGGCAGATTCATCTGGGAACGCTTCATGAAGGTGGGTTCATTATTCCCGGAGCGAATCCGTACGGCTCCCCCATACACCTTGCGCAGACGCCCTTCCTTCTCCAGACGGTCGAGATCGCGCCGGATCGTCTCTGTAGTCACAGCGAACCGCTCAGCCAAAAAATGCACCTGCACTTTCCCCTCCAGATCCAGCTGGGAGAGGATCGTATGCCTGCGTTCTTCATAGGTCAGGGACATGCATGATTCCTCCAGTTATAGTGAATTCGCGAATGCTGATTGTTGCATTCCAGCTTACAGTTTAGGTCATCCCTATGTATATGTAATGTTGTTTTGAGTGTATTGATGTTGATTTCCTCAGTATATGGAGCCGAATTCCACTTGTCAATGCAGCTGCTTTTATCAAAGATTACTCTGGTGGTGGAGTGTATCGGCTTAGGCATCCACACTCTAGTCCTTAATTCTTTAATTTCTTAGTTCCTTATTAACTCCTTATTAACTCCTTGATTTCGTAATTTCTTAATTTCATAATTTCATAATTCTCTAATCCACCACCGCTCCTTTGTACTTTTCGTCATTTTATTCTGTTCACACACTTGCTTGCTGTTTGCGCGCGGATCGAAGGTGGCGAATATTAAATAGTTGTATTTCGTACAGTTAAAGATTAGCTAAAGAGTAAATTTATTGCGATAAGTGTATTCTGTACAACTAAAAACGGCGTATGGCGATCATTCAAGGAATGGCGGGTTATTTAATTGTACAGAGTGCAACTAAAGTGCACAAACGCATCATATCCGGTGACTTTAGTTGCACAAAATACAGTTAAAGCCTGTGAAGCGAGGAAGCTCTCTACTTCAAGCAGGAGTAAGGATACACATTGGCTGTCTTCGGTTGCGCTTCGGTTCTGCTCCAGTGACGTTCCATTTACTCTCAATCCAGCGCAAGTTCCGTCCCAGCTCCGCTCCGGTTACGGTCCGGTTCAGCTCCAGCTCCAGCTCAACCAGTTCTGCTCCGGTCACGTTCCAGTTTCTCTCAATCCAGCTCCAGTTCTGTCCCAGCTTCGCTCCCGTTACGGTCCGGTTATGCTCCAGCTCAACCAGTTCTGCTCCGGTCACGTTTCAGTTACTCTCAATCCAGCTTCAGTTCCGTCCCAGCTCCGCTCCGGTTATGTTCCGGTTCAGCTCCAGCTCAACCAGTTCAGCTCCGATCACGTTCCAGTTGCTCTCCAATCCAGCCTCAGTTCCGTCCCAGCTCCGCTCCGGTTACGGTCCGGTTCAGCTCCAGCTCAGCCAGTTCTGCTCCATCCCCCTCCGCCTCTGCCCCGCTCCAAAAGCTCCGATTAAAAGATACAGCTCAATCCATAGTTCTATTGCACTTTATGCAGCAGATAACTCCAAAATCCGCCGGAAAATAGAATCTGTTGCACTCTGTACATTAGAATTTTGGCGAAAGGGGCTTTTGGCGTGAAATTTGAGAAATCAATTGTATGAAGTACAGCAGATTGAGATTTTACGCAGAATGGAACGAATTCTATTGCAGAAAGTGCAATCAGTCCGATTTCTGATTGACAGAAACGGATTATCGCCCTAAAATCAACATGAAACAACATAAAAAAATATAAATCAACATCAAGGCACTTAAATACCAATGAACTTAAACACTAATGAAATGAATTTGTAAATCCATTTCATTAAGGCAGAGAGGGGATTATCACATGAAGCGCAAATTATCATTCCGGCAGGACGGAACCTTTACCATCGTACAGTTTACCGATCTGCACTGGATGGATGGCAGGGCGGAGGATCAGCATACCCGGGAGCTTATGGAACGCGTGATGGAAGCGGAACAGCCTGATCTCGTGATCTTCACAGGCGATCTGATCTATACCGGACCTGTCCCGGAAGGAGAGAAGGATTGTGTGAATCCCAAGCAGGCGTTCCGGGATGCGGTTGAGGCCGTAGAGAAGACTGGTATTCCTTGGGCCTTCGTATTCGGCAATCACGATACTGAGCAAGGGGTTTCCTATGAAGAGCTAATGAACATTGCGCTGGAGCATCCCCACTGCCTGGCAGAAGCCGGCCCCGCAGAGCTTGCCGGTTCAGGCAACTACACCCTTGAGATTGCGGGTACAGACGGTAGAACAGGTGCAATCCTTTATATGCTGGACACCGGTGCCTACTCCGGACTTGCGCAGATCCCCGGCTATAACTGGGTCCGGCAGAGCCAGATTAGCTGGCTGATGGAACAATCGGCCCGGCTTAATCCCGGGGCAGGCCAGGCCAAGCTGCCTGCGCTGGCGTTCTTCCATATCCCGCTTCCCGAGTATGCCGAGATGTGGTCCACCCAAAACTGCTACGGTCATAAGTTCGAGCAGGTCTGCGCTCCGGTGCTGAACTCGGGACTATTTACGGCGCTGGTGGAAATGGGCGATGTGGCGGGTACTTTTTGCGGACATGATCATATCAACGACTTCACCGGCAGCCTGCATGGCATCCGGCTCAGCTATGGCCGGGCCACCGGCTACAACACATACGGGCGGGAAGGCTTCATGCGGGGGGCGCGTGTCATCCGTATGACTCAGGGCGATAAGCAGTTCGAGACATGGCTCCGGCTTGAAGATGGCTCAGCTCTACTGGAACAACCCTTCCATACACCTACATCTGCCGCCGATTCAGAACACTAATCATTTCTTAAGGGGTTGAACTTCAATGCTGCTGCCAATTCTTTTGGTTCTGGCTTCCGGGATGTGTCACGCGGTGTGGAGCATGTTCACCAAAAGAAGCCGGGACAAAAGCATCTTCCTGTGGTCGATCATGATGATCTCTACTATTCTGCTGCTCCCTGTTCTGATAACCGAGCTGTGGACACGCCCGCTTGCTGCCGGCGCTTATGCTCTGCTGCTGCTGTCTGTGGCGCTGCAGGCCTTATATTCATGGCTCTTATCCAGAACCTATGAGATGGGTGACTTATCACAGATTTACCCGGTGATGCGGGGAACGAGCACGCTGCTCATCCCGCTGATCGGTGTTCTTTTTCTGGGCGAATCGCTGTCTGTCTATGGATGGACCGGCATTGCCTTCATGCTCGGCGGATTCGCAGTGCTCAGCGGACTGGGCTCCAGAGGCTCATCCACCTCCACCGCCTCCCGGAAGCCAGGCTATACGCCGGTTCTTATGGCGCTCTGCGTGGGACTGTGCACAACCTGCTATGTATTCGTCGATAAGCTGAACCTCCAGCACATGTCTCCGCTGGCGCTGCTTGAGGTTACCAATATCGGTTTTGTCGCCGGTCTGACTCCCGCAGTCCTGAAATCGCGCAAGCTGCTTGAGGAGTGGCGGAGCAACAAGTTCACTATCCTGCTGGGAAGCGTGCTGAATCCGGGCTCGTATCTGCTGTTCCTGTTCGCGCTGCAGCAGGCGCCGCTCGCCCATATCAGCCCCCTGCGAGAGATCGGGACGATATTCGCTACGTTCCTGGGCATCCTCCTGCTGAAAGAGCAGCAGGGCCTGCGGCGGATGGTCTGCTCGGTAGTCATCTTCGGCGGCATCCTGCTTGTTGGTGTATGGGGGTAGGACAAACCTCCGCTATTTCATGGCAGGATAACTTCGGATAATGTCGAATTGAAACCGTATGATGAAGACTACCTTACGTAAGCCAACCCTAATTCATAAAAACAGCATATTGAATCTTAAGCACGCTCTATTGCTGCTGTTATATCTGACCCTCCTGATCAGCATACGGTATCTGTGGTTTGGCGCGTATGCAGCGCCGGAGCATCCGGAAGCGAAGCAAGGTGTTCTGGATATGCGGGGCTGGGACTTCGAGAATTCCCGGTCCGTGCGGCTGGATGGCGAATGGGAGTTCTACCCCGGCCAATTCCTCACCCAAGAGAGCTTCGCCGGACTCCCTCCGGACGCGCAGCATGTTGTCCGCGTTCCCGGCGACTGGAGCAGCGGCTTCCCTGAAGAAGGACATTCCTCCTTCGGCTACGGCACTTACCGGCTGCGCATTCTGGTTGACCCGTCGCAGCAGCAGCCTTACGGCTTCTGGATTCAGCGTATTCAAGCGTCCTCCGTCATTGAAATTAACGGGCAGACGGAAGGCAGCTTCGGTCAACTGGCCGAGAACCGCCAAGACTACAAACCTAAAGCTGTTTCCTACACGGCAGCCTATAATGCTGCAGGGCAGCAGCAGATCACGCTTCTGGTCCGTGCAGCCAATTACGATCACCCGCTCGAAGGAGGAATCGTCCGCTCCATCCGTTTCGGCTCCCAGGCAGCGGTTGATACGGAACGGATGTATTCTATCGGCTTCCAGATGGTCACTTTTGTGATTATGCTGCTGCATGCGATGTATGCAGGCATCCTGTTCTTTTTCAACCGCCGGCAAAAAGCGTTCCTGGTGTTCTGCCTGCTGCTCCTGGCGGTAGGTGCTTCAATAGTGACCGATAATGATACCCTGCTGCTGCTCTGGCTGCCGATTAACTATACATGGGCACTGAAGCTCAAAATGCTGGCTTATCCTGCGATATCGCTGTTCATGCTGCTGCTGACCCGCAGCTTCTCCACACAGGAGCGTCCTGGCCGTTTGTTCAAAGGATACCTGCTTGTCCTGTTCCTCTATACAATCTATGTATTGGTTCTGCCTGCGCACTATGTTGTATATGCTAGACCCTTCTTCTCTGTGCTCTACCTGCTGCCGGTAGCAGCGGTCGTATATTCCATTGGCCGCATGGTCATCCGGCAGGAGCAGGACTCCGTGTTTCTGTTGTTTGCCGCTGCGGCTATCGGCTCCAGCGTCCTGGGCGGTGC
This window encodes:
- a CDS encoding DMT family transporter; this translates as MLLPILLVLASGMCHAVWSMFTKRSRDKSIFLWSIMMISTILLLPVLITELWTRPLAAGAYALLLLSVALQALYSWLLSRTYEMGDLSQIYPVMRGTSTLLIPLIGVLFLGESLSVYGWTGIAFMLGGFAVLSGLGSRGSSTSTASRKPGYTPVLMALCVGLCTTCYVFVDKLNLQHMSPLALLEVTNIGFVAGLTPAVLKSRKLLEEWRSNKFTILLGSVLNPGSYLLFLFALQQAPLAHISPLREIGTIFATFLGILLLKEQQGLRRMVCSVVIFGGILLVGVWG
- a CDS encoding DeoR/GlpR family DNA-binding transcription regulator, with amino-acid sequence MSLTYEERRHTILSQLDLEGKVQVHFLAERFAVTTETIRRDLDRLEKEGRLRKVYGGAVRIRSGNNEPTFMKRSQMNLPDKQAIGRLAASLIQDGETVILDNGTTTLEIMRQLKDRAHVTVITNSVPVLNCALEQFQGKIIFAGGEVNADYQAAVGITAHELLSQFKVNKAFISAGGLSLSEGITDYHLEEALISRKMMERAEESILVADHSKFGVTTFAQIAPMEHISMVLTDSGCSREWKDTFARLDIELLTGS
- a CDS encoding metallophosphoesterase family protein, giving the protein MKRKLSFRQDGTFTIVQFTDLHWMDGRAEDQHTRELMERVMEAEQPDLVIFTGDLIYTGPVPEGEKDCVNPKQAFRDAVEAVEKTGIPWAFVFGNHDTEQGVSYEELMNIALEHPHCLAEAGPAELAGSGNYTLEIAGTDGRTGAILYMLDTGAYSGLAQIPGYNWVRQSQISWLMEQSARLNPGAGQAKLPALAFFHIPLPEYAEMWSTQNCYGHKFEQVCAPVLNSGLFTALVEMGDVAGTFCGHDHINDFTGSLHGIRLSYGRATGYNTYGREGFMRGARVIRMTQGDKQFETWLRLEDGSALLEQPFHTPTSAADSEH